In Quercus robur chromosome 10, dhQueRobu3.1, whole genome shotgun sequence, a genomic segment contains:
- the LOC126701793 gene encoding uncharacterized protein LOC126701793, which yields MDPDQLARAFVEPYYTTFDANRGGLASLYQEESMLTFEGQKVHVCSAGFYERKSDSFDSLAIGYPYNLDFDYGALAQLQHFSINNLGDPFIESNYGVHSRQFEVGVLDWFARLWEIEKDEYWGYITNCGTEGNLHGILVGREVFPDGILYASRETHYSVFKAPLAKPPGRCYAIRSNQGESSGSGGRAGEERKGGGRDGNQGIGGGVGGGGQREGIGNERIGSSGSSHGGGNGDDDDNDRRGWDGYIEDERRPMDPRPDRMPETLLSLNVQIIGTLESLDVTRLSARARILRDFSLGFNSASLVCLSASIQQRGTNPRLARILSWIGCFATFLGFISMVDMAFSASFIP from the exons ATGGATCCAGACCAGTTGGCTAGAGCATTCGTGGAGCCCTACTACACAACGTTCGATGCGAATCGTGGCGGATTGGCTAGCCTATACCAAGAGGAGTCCATGCTTACTTTCGAGGGTCAGAAGGTCCATGTTTGTAGTGCCGGCTTCTACGAAAGGAAAAGTGATTCGTTTGATTCTCTTGCGATAGGTTATCCGTATAACTTGGACTTCGACTATGGTGCTCTAGCGCAGTTGCAGCATTTCTCCATTAACAATCTAGGTGACCCTTTTATTGAGAGCAACTATGGTGTCCATTCAAGGCAGTTTGAAGTTGGCGTTTTAGATTGGTTTGCTCGTCTATGGGAAATAGAGAAGGATGAGTACTGGGGATACATCACAAATTGTGGTACAGAAGGCAATCTTCATGGGATTTTAGTTGG GAGGGAAGTGTTCCCAGATGGGATTTTGTACGCGTCACGGGAGACACATTATTCTGTTTTTAAAGCTCCGCTGGCCAAACCCCCTGGGCGCTGCTACGCAATACGATCAAATCAAGGTGAGAGCTCGGGTTCTGGCGGTAGAGCCGGGGAAGAAAGAAAGGGTGGAGGAAGGGATGGAAATCAAGGAATAGGAGGCGGTGTAGGAGGAGGTGGGCAAAGAGAGGGTATTGGAAATGAACGGATAGGCAGCAGTGGAAGTAGTCATGGAGGGGGTAACGGAGACGACGATGACAATGACCGCAGAGGCTGGGATGGTTACATAGAAGATGAAAGGAGACCAATGGACCCGAGACCAGACAGAATGCCAGAGACACTACTTTCACTCAATGTCCAAATAATTGGTACTCTCGAGTCCCTCGATGTCACCAGGCTATCCGCTAGAGCCAGGATCTTACGAGATTTTTCGTTGGGTTTTAACTCAGCATCTCTCGTTTGTTTGTCCGCTTCTATCCAGCAACGCGGTACGAACCCAAGGCTTGCCAGAATCTTGAGCTGGATTGGATGTTTTGCAACTTTtctgggcttcatttcaatgGTAGATATGGCTTTTTCGGCTTCTTTCATTCCATGA